Within the Bradyrhizobium ottawaense genome, the region GCTGCGGAGACGCGCGCCATGACGACGATCGGTAGTGCCGAAGCGCCAGCGGCGGATGTTGCCGTCGCGCCCGCGGTCCTGTCGAGCCAGGAACGGCGGAAAATCATTCTCTATCTCGGCATCCTGATCGTCCTGCTGGCCTTCGGCAGTCCCGCCGGAGGCCTGATCGATATTCCGATCAGCTTCCTGTTGAAGAACAAGCTGCATCTGCAGGCCCATGAGGTCGCCGGTTTCCGGCTCATGTCAGCGATCCCGCTCTACCTCGCCTTCGCGTTCGGCTTCATCCGCGACATCTGGAATCCGTTCGGGATGCGGGACCGCGGATTCATGCTGCTGTTCGGCGGCATCAGCGCGCTGCTCTATGTGTTTTTCGCCTTCACCCCGATCAGCTACCTGACGCTGCTGGTCGCGGTGATCGTTCTCACCGTCTCGTTCCTGTTCGTCTCCAGCGCCCAGAACGGACTGACGGCCGTGATCGGCCAGCAGCATGCGATGACCGGGCAGATCAGCGCGGCGTGGAACGTGTTCCTGTCGATCCCGACCTTCGCCGCCTTGCTCGCTGGCGGCGCGCTCAGCGGCCTGCTCGAAGACAGAGGCTCCGATCAGGCCGTCCGCATCCTGTTTCTCGTCGGCGCCGCGATCATGCTGACCGTCGCCGCTTACGCGCTATGGCGGCCGGGCGACGTGTACGACAATGTCCGCATCGAATACGGGGACGACCGGCATCCGATCGAGGACCTCAAGCGGCTGGTGCGGCATTGGCCGATCTATCCGGCAATGCTGATCTGGCTGTTGTGGAATTTCGCGCCGGGCTCAGCGACCCCGCTGCAGTATCACCTGCAGAACACCCTGCATGCCTCGGATGCCCAATGGGGCCAATGGAATGCGATCTTCGCCGCCTCTTTCATTCCGACCTTCATCATCTATGGAATTCTCTGCCGGAAGCTGGCGCTGCAGACGCTGCTGGTGTGGGGCACCGTCATCGCCGTCCCGCAGATGGTGCCGCTATTGTTCATTCACTCGGTGACGGGCGCCCTGATCGCCGCGGTGCCGATCGGGCTGATGGGCGGCATCGCCACCGGCGCCTATCTGGATCTGATCATGCGGTCATGCCCCCGGGGTTTGCAGGGCACGACGCTCATGCTGGCCAGCAGCCTTTATTTCGTGGTCTCGCGGTTTGGCGATCTGCTCGGCACCCACCTCTACGATCATTTCGGCAGCTTTGACGTCTGCGTCATCGCGATCACCGCCGTCTACGCCCTGATGCTTCCGGCCATCCTGCTGGTTCCCAAAGGCCTGATCGCGACCGCGGACGGGCAAATTGTCTGATGCGGGCTCCATGGTGACCATTCGACGCCGGGACCCCGGCTTGAACCCGCAAGTCCCGGCCTGTATCACCCTTGAAGCGCCCGCCCCGCCGGGGTGTGCGCATAGCGCCTCTGCACGGGGGCGCATTTAATCGATTGAAATCACCGTCTAAAAGACGCCCGCACCACATTGCCCAGAGGACACGCCATGCCCGCCTATCGCTCCCGAACCACGACCCACGGCCGCAACATGGCGGGCGCCCGCGGGCTCTGGCGCGCCACCGGCATGAAGAACGAGGATTTCGGCAAGCCGATCATCGCCGTGGTCAATTCGTTCACCCAGTTCGTGCCCGGCCACGTCCATCTCAAGGACCTCGGCCAGCTCGTCGCACGCGAGATCGAAACCGCCGGCGGCGTCGCCAAGGAATTCAACACCATCGCGGTCGATGACGGCATCGCCATGGGCCATGACGGCATGCTCTACAGCCTGCCGTCGCGCGAGATCATCGCCGACAGTGTCGAATACATGGTCAACGCGCATTGCGCCGACGCCATGGTGTGTATCTCCAACTGCGACAAGATCACCCCCGGCATGCTGATGGCGGCGCTGCGTCTCAACATCCCGACCGTGTTCGTCTCGGGCGGGCCGATGGAATCCGGCAAGGTCAACCTCAAGGGCAAACTCCGCGCGGTCGATCTGATCGACGCCATGGTCGCGGCGGCCGACCCCACCGTCAGCGATGCCGACGTCGAGACCATCGAGCGCTCGGCGTGTCCGACCTGCGGTTCCTGCTCCGGCATGTTCACGGCCAATTCCATGAACTGCCTCACCGAGGCGCTGGGTCTGGCTTTGCCCGGCAACGGCTCGGTGCTGGCGACCCATGCCGACCGCAGAGGTCTGTTCGTCGAGGCCGGCCACCTGATCGTCGACCTGGCGCGCCGCTATTACGAGCAGGACGATGAAACCGCGCTGCCGCGGGCCATTGCCAGTTTCAAGGCGTTCGAGAACGCCATGACGCTTGATATCGCCATGGGCGGATCGACCAACACCGTGCTGCATCTGCTGGCGGCGGCCTATGAGGGCGAAGTGCCGTTCACGATGCAGGACATCGACCGGCTGTCGCGCCGGGTGCCGGTGCTGTGCAAGGTGGCGCCGTCGGTCGCCGACGTGCATCTGGAAGACGTGCATCGCGCCGGTGGCGTGATGGCCATTCTCGGCGAACTCGATCGCGCCAAGCTGCTCAACCGCGGGCTGCCGATGGTTCACGCCAAGTCGCTGGAAGACGCGCTGGCGCGCTGGGACATCAAGCAGACCAAAAGCGAGAGCGTCCGCAAATTTTTCATGGCCGCCCCCGGCAATGTGCCCACGCAGGTCGCCTTCAGCCAGGAACGACGGTTCGAGGAACTCGACACCGACCGCGAGACCGGCTGCATCCGCGACCTCGCGCATGCCTATTCCAGGGATGGCGGCCTTGCGGTGCTGTCGGGCAATATCGCCGTCGATGGCTGCATCGTGAAGACCGCCGGCGTCGATGAGAGCATCTTGAAGTTCGAAGGGCCGGCGCGGATCTTCGAAAGCCAGGACGCCGCGGTTGAAGGCATTTTGGGCAACAAGATCAAGCCCGGCGACGTCGTCGTGGTCCGCTATGAAGGCCCGCGCGGTGGCCCCGGCATGCAGGAGATGCTGTATCCGACCAGCTACCTCAAATCGAAGGGGCTCGGAAAGGTCTGCGCGCTCGTCACCGATGGCCGCTTCTCCGGCGGCTCCTCGGGTCTCTCGATCGGGCATCTCTCGCCGGAAGCCGCCGAAGGCGGTTTGATCGGCCTCGTCGAGGACGGCGATCGCATCAGCATCGATATCCCGGCGCGTTCGATCAGCCTCGTGGTCGACGATGCCACCTTGGCGAAGCGGCGCGAGGCCATGCTGGCCCGCGGCGCGGATGCCTGGAAGCCCGCCAAGAAGCGCAGCCGCAAGATCACGATGGCGCTGAAGGCCTATGCGGCGCTGACCACGAGTGCTGCCCGCGGCGCGGTGCGGGTCGTTCCGGAATAAGCCTCCTTCAGGGCATCGTGGCCGGCGTCGAAAACGGCTGCGTGGCGTCGACGACGAACATGACCAGCGCGTTCAGCTCGCTGGTTCCGCTGCTGGAGACTTCCATGGGCATGCCGGGGCCGTGTCCGGGCATCGACTGGCCGGCGTCGACATGGCTTTCGCCGTGCGGGCTTTTCTGGCTCAACTGTCCGGTCAGCACGTAAAAAGTCTCGGATCCGGCATGGGTATGCACCGGCGTCTTGACCCCCGGCGGGCCTCCGGTGTTGTTGATGCGCAGCAAATATGCCGGCGCGGCGATCGGCGGGACCGGTCCGATCTCGGCCACCGTGCTGCCGCCTGAAGACGATCCGCCCTTGGCGCCGAGCGTAAACAGCCAGACCTTGCCTGCCACTTCGGCAGCCAATCCGGTCGGGCCCGCGGCCGCTTGCGCCTGTGCCAGGGTCGGAAAGTTTTCGATCCGCCAGAACAACGGTCCAACCGGCAGTTCGCTGATTTTTTTCTCGGCGACGGACTTGATCTCAAATTTTTGCGCCAGCGCTGCGGAAGGCGACAGCAAAAGCCCCAGCGCCGCCACGGCCGAACAGCAAAGTCCGATCAATCTGACGCGGCTGGATTCCGTCGGATGACCGTTCATGGCTAGTTCCTCCCAGACCTAGTGCGCCAACGCGACCGCCCCCGATGACTGCTCGCGCCGCACGTCGATCCGCAAGCTCATGACCACGGCCGCGCCGACCACGGCGCATCCGGCGAGCAGCAGCAGGCCGACCGTGAAGTTGCCGGTCAGATCTTTCAGGTAGCCCATCGCAAACGGACCGGCGAAGCCCGAGAGGTTGCCGAGCGAGTTGATGGCCGCGATTCCTGCTGCAGCCGAGGCTCCGGTCAGGAAGCTTGCCGGCAGCGGCCAGAACATCGGCGGCACGGCAGAGACCCCGATCTGCGCGAAACAGAGCAGCGCCAT harbors:
- a CDS encoding MFS transporter, with the translated sequence MTTIGSAEAPAADVAVAPAVLSSQERRKIILYLGILIVLLAFGSPAGGLIDIPISFLLKNKLHLQAHEVAGFRLMSAIPLYLAFAFGFIRDIWNPFGMRDRGFMLLFGGISALLYVFFAFTPISYLTLLVAVIVLTVSFLFVSSAQNGLTAVIGQQHAMTGQISAAWNVFLSIPTFAALLAGGALSGLLEDRGSDQAVRILFLVGAAIMLTVAAYALWRPGDVYDNVRIEYGDDRHPIEDLKRLVRHWPIYPAMLIWLLWNFAPGSATPLQYHLQNTLHASDAQWGQWNAIFAASFIPTFIIYGILCRKLALQTLLVWGTVIAVPQMVPLLFIHSVTGALIAAVPIGLMGGIATGAYLDLIMRSCPRGLQGTTLMLASSLYFVVSRFGDLLGTHLYDHFGSFDVCVIAITAVYALMLPAILLVPKGLIATADGQIV
- the ilvD gene encoding dihydroxy-acid dehydratase, with the protein product MPAYRSRTTTHGRNMAGARGLWRATGMKNEDFGKPIIAVVNSFTQFVPGHVHLKDLGQLVAREIETAGGVAKEFNTIAVDDGIAMGHDGMLYSLPSREIIADSVEYMVNAHCADAMVCISNCDKITPGMLMAALRLNIPTVFVSGGPMESGKVNLKGKLRAVDLIDAMVAAADPTVSDADVETIERSACPTCGSCSGMFTANSMNCLTEALGLALPGNGSVLATHADRRGLFVEAGHLIVDLARRYYEQDDETALPRAIASFKAFENAMTLDIAMGGSTNTVLHLLAAAYEGEVPFTMQDIDRLSRRVPVLCKVAPSVADVHLEDVHRAGGVMAILGELDRAKLLNRGLPMVHAKSLEDALARWDIKQTKSESVRKFFMAAPGNVPTQVAFSQERRFEELDTDRETGCIRDLAHAYSRDGGLAVLSGNIAVDGCIVKTAGVDESILKFEGPARIFESQDAAVEGILGNKIKPGDVVVVRYEGPRGGPGMQEMLYPTSYLKSKGLGKVCALVTDGRFSGGSSGLSIGHLSPEAAEGGLIGLVEDGDRISIDIPARSISLVVDDATLAKRREAMLARGADAWKPAKKRSRKITMALKAYAALTTSAARGAVRVVPE